One stretch of Aquimarina sp. Aq107 DNA includes these proteins:
- the rfbB gene encoding dTDP-glucose 4,6-dehydratase: MFKSVLVTGGAGFIGSNFLNYLSTFSDIKIVNLDKLTYAANLENIKIQKDCDYTFVKGDICDTQFVQKVFEEYKINSVVHFAAESHVDNSITNPGAFIDTNIVGTFNLLQAAYKNWMEAPNVFKTGMENARFLHVSTDEVYGTLGKTGLFTEETSYAPNSPYSASKASSDMLVRSYFHTYGLPVVTTNCSNNYGPRQHNEKLIPTIIRKAISQESIPIYGDGKNIRDWLYVLDHCKGINLVLEKGKLGETYNIGGKNERENIYIAKTICEILDKIKPLESQKSYSDLITYVKDRPGHDFRYAIDASKIENELGWCAEENFESGIEKTIHWYLEKYNL, encoded by the coding sequence ATGTTTAAAAGTGTGCTAGTAACTGGAGGAGCTGGATTTATAGGTTCAAATTTTTTGAATTACCTATCGACCTTTTCAGACATCAAGATTGTTAATCTAGATAAGCTTACATATGCTGCCAACTTAGAAAATATTAAAATCCAGAAGGATTGCGATTATACTTTTGTAAAAGGAGATATTTGTGATACTCAATTTGTACAAAAGGTTTTTGAAGAGTATAAAATTAATAGTGTAGTTCATTTTGCAGCAGAATCTCATGTAGATAATTCTATAACAAATCCAGGAGCTTTTATAGATACTAATATTGTTGGGACTTTCAATTTGCTTCAAGCTGCGTATAAAAATTGGATGGAGGCTCCTAATGTTTTTAAAACGGGAATGGAAAATGCTAGATTTCTCCATGTTTCTACGGATGAGGTTTATGGAACTTTAGGAAAAACAGGATTGTTTACTGAAGAAACGTCATATGCTCCTAATAGTCCCTATAGCGCATCTAAAGCTTCTTCTGATATGTTGGTTAGAAGTTATTTTCATACATACGGTTTACCCGTGGTTACTACAAATTGTTCTAATAATTATGGACCCAGACAACATAATGAGAAGCTAATTCCAACGATTATAAGAAAAGCAATTTCCCAAGAAAGTATTCCTATTTATGGTGATGGCAAGAATATACGTGATTGGTTGTATGTTTTGGATCATTGTAAAGGAATTAATTTAGTTTTAGAAAAAGGTAAGCTGGGTGAAACCTATAATATCGGGGGAAAAAATGAACGAGAGAATATATATATTGCTAAGACAATATGTGAAATTCTAGATAAGATTAAACCATTAGAAAGTCAGAAATCTTATTCAGACCTGATTACTTATGTAAAAGATAGACCAGGTCATGATTTTAGATATGCAATTGATGCTTCTAAAATTGAAAACGAATTGGGGTGGTGTGCAGAAGAGAATTTTGAGTCAGGAATTGAAAAAACAATACACTGGTATTTAGAGAAGTACAATTTGTAA
- a CDS encoding GH3 auxin-responsive promoter family protein, with protein sequence MSIKSLGAKIFAKRIRKKINKWAKDPVNTQKRVFDNLISSASNTAFGKDHDFGSIRTHNDFIKKVPVRDYEQLRSYVDRVVKGEKDVLWSGKPIYFAKTSGTTSGVKYIPLTSDSMPTHIRAARNAILCYVAESKNAAFVDGKMIFLQGSPELVEKNGINLGRLSGIVAHYVPKYLQKNRLPSWETNCIDDWETKVDAIVEETVNENMTIISGIPPWVQMYFEKLKKKTDKPIGELFKNFELFIYGGVNFEPYKATFEKLIGRKVASIELYPASEGFFAFQDTQNEKGMLLQLDSGMFYEFIKADEFFEENHKRLTIGEVEVGVNYVMLISSNAGLWAYNIGDTVMFTGTSPYRLVVSGRIKHFISAFGEHVIGKEVEQAIKEATEITGTTIKEFTVAPQINPEDSELPYHEWFIEFQEPPKNLDDFALQIDNSLRKQNTYYDDLIVGSVLRTLKVRSVPKDGFNSYMKSIGKLGGQNKLPRLSNDRKIVDSLGISIGK encoded by the coding sequence AAAGATTTTTGCAAAACGCATTCGCAAAAAGATAAATAAATGGGCAAAGGATCCCGTAAATACACAAAAACGTGTTTTCGATAATTTAATAAGTTCTGCGAGTAATACTGCTTTTGGTAAAGACCATGATTTTGGTAGTATAAGAACTCATAATGATTTTATTAAAAAAGTACCTGTTCGGGATTATGAACAGCTACGTTCGTATGTCGATCGAGTTGTAAAGGGAGAAAAGGATGTTTTATGGTCAGGAAAACCAATATACTTTGCTAAAACTTCAGGAACCACTAGCGGTGTAAAATATATTCCTTTAACATCGGATTCTATGCCAACTCATATTAGAGCGGCAAGGAATGCGATTCTATGTTATGTAGCAGAAAGTAAGAATGCGGCTTTTGTTGATGGAAAAATGATATTTCTACAAGGAAGTCCAGAACTTGTAGAAAAAAACGGAATTAATTTAGGTCGACTTTCGGGTATTGTTGCGCATTATGTTCCAAAATATCTTCAGAAAAATAGATTACCAAGTTGGGAGACGAATTGTATTGACGATTGGGAAACTAAGGTAGATGCTATTGTAGAGGAAACAGTTAATGAAAACATGACTATTATTAGCGGAATTCCTCCTTGGGTGCAAATGTATTTTGAAAAACTTAAAAAGAAGACTGATAAACCAATTGGAGAGCTTTTTAAAAATTTCGAATTATTTATATATGGAGGTGTAAATTTTGAACCATATAAGGCTACTTTCGAAAAACTAATAGGAAGAAAAGTTGCAAGTATTGAGTTATATCCAGCTTCTGAAGGTTTTTTTGCTTTTCAGGATACACAGAATGAAAAAGGAATGCTTTTGCAGTTGGATTCTGGGATGTTTTATGAATTTATAAAAGCTGATGAGTTTTTTGAAGAAAACCACAAGCGACTAACAATTGGAGAGGTTGAAGTCGGAGTAAATTATGTAATGCTTATTTCTTCTAATGCAGGCTTATGGGCTTATAATATTGGAGATACGGTTATGTTTACAGGGACTTCACCATACAGATTAGTGGTTTCTGGTAGAATCAAACACTTTATCTCTGCTTTTGGAGAACATGTAATTGGTAAAGAGGTAGAACAAGCAATTAAAGAAGCAACAGAAATAACTGGTACTACAATTAAAGAATTTACAGTAGCACCACAGATTAATCCAGAAGACTCAGAATTACCATATCACGAATGGTTTATAGAGTTTCAGGAACCCCCCAAAAACTTAGATGATTTTGCTCTTCAAATTGACAATTCTTTGAGAAAACAAAACACATATTATGATGATCTTATTGTTGGTAGTGTGTTGAGGACCTTAAAAGTTAGATCTGTACCAAAGGATGGTTTTAATTCATATATGAAATCTATTGGTAAACTGGGAGGGCAAAATAAGTTGCCAAGGCTTTCCAATGACAGAAAGATTGTAGATTCCTTAGGAATCAGTATAGGTAAATAA